One window of Anaerolineae bacterium genomic DNA carries:
- a CDS encoding sensor histidine kinase has translation MAILVSNYPDDGIRGLSASHQILAIDESGPANHLFYVGDILLEIEGEPLREDTAWYSGKHPGDTVHFLVQRGDRTVTIEVKLTSPPAEELLRRLMPLFVAIVFLGVALAVEAFAPRSPTTRLFFWFFFTSGLLLTAGQASGLAPSIVLDLYYFLWWIVGPISVHFHLHFPQENKGLKKGGYLIFLYAIGFLGGVSYLIWGTMGLQAHPILRILIPLSRLFLALNLLICVVLLYYNYQKTTSSGARAKIRLVLLGGLLAALPLITTYLLPDVLLNQPLLPTPAIFLFLSALPLVYGYAVFRYRLIEIERHINRGVTVLIVFFILVGIYLGIFSVFTYLLPQHLLFNPALNTLLILILASTILPISRRVQRLVDTLFYGGWYDYRSAILQITSGLEHINDLRVLAREVSNRLVKTLRIADACIFFTDIQGDFSVVAVAPEGAIQQGSPGMVDSAVLPRSSLDFLLRVGDEERATIAKALAQAKLSPEEFQLLGSVQGHLWVPIISHQTVKGLLALGPKYGGDVFSAEDMDILRVVSRNLGPVIENIHLLNQLQQYAAELEMRVQERTSELFEAKKRVEAILASVGDGVVVTNLDGTIELINQAMKLQTSYEEDEILHHNYFEWLVLYNPETAIEAIKTSLKKGDIWSGELLFQRKNGEQYDILLTIAPVRDQNGEVVNYVATQRDITYRKELDRLKDIFVADVSHELRTPTTNIGLYLELLETAQESKKEEYIQVLKEQSQLLRRLVEDILDLSRLAIGKTRKIEFEPVDLNLLVEQTITAYSPAAQQVGLRLSVELDSSAVVRGDAHYLSRAIQNLIGNAIQYTPAGWVKVTNWRNGEWICLEVRDSGIGIGEEDLPHIFERFYRGRSVRQSKIHGTGLGLAIVKEIIELHNGRIEVESKVGVGSVFRLYIPAWSN, from the coding sequence GTGGCAATTTTGGTGAGCAACTATCCAGATGATGGTATTCGGGGATTATCGGCTTCGCATCAGATTCTCGCTATTGATGAAAGTGGACCTGCAAACCATCTCTTTTACGTAGGGGATATTCTATTAGAGATTGAGGGTGAGCCTTTAAGAGAGGATACAGCCTGGTATTCAGGGAAACATCCGGGCGATACGGTTCATTTTTTAGTACAAAGAGGCGACAGAACGGTTACTATAGAGGTCAAACTGACTTCACCGCCTGCAGAGGAATTGCTGCGTAGACTGATGCCATTGTTTGTGGCTATTGTGTTTTTGGGGGTCGCTTTGGCTGTTGAAGCTTTTGCGCCGCGTTCTCCTACCACACGCCTGTTCTTCTGGTTTTTCTTCACCTCGGGTTTATTGCTCACTGCGGGTCAAGCATCTGGGCTTGCACCTTCTATTGTGCTTGACCTCTATTATTTTTTATGGTGGATTGTTGGGCCGATCTCAGTCCATTTTCATTTACATTTTCCTCAAGAGAACAAAGGGCTCAAAAAAGGAGGATACCTTATCTTTTTATACGCTATCGGTTTCCTGGGAGGAGTATCCTATCTTATTTGGGGTACGATGGGACTTCAAGCTCATCCCATTTTACGAATCTTAATCCCGCTGTCACGTCTGTTTTTAGCCCTTAATTTACTCATCTGCGTTGTTTTACTTTACTATAATTACCAGAAGACTACCAGCAGTGGCGCTCGCGCCAAGATTCGTCTGGTTTTATTGGGAGGATTACTGGCAGCATTACCGCTCATCACAACTTATTTATTACCAGATGTTCTGTTAAATCAACCCTTGCTTCCCACTCCAGCCATATTTTTATTCCTGTCGGCTCTCCCATTGGTTTATGGTTACGCAGTTTTTCGTTATCGCTTAATCGAAATCGAACGACATATCAATCGCGGCGTGACTGTACTCATTGTATTCTTTATCTTGGTTGGTATTTACCTGGGGATTTTTTCGGTATTTACTTATCTCTTACCCCAACATTTGTTATTCAATCCTGCTCTCAATACCCTGCTTATTCTGATCCTGGCCTCAACCATCCTCCCCATTTCGCGCCGCGTTCAACGCCTGGTAGATACGCTGTTCTATGGGGGATGGTACGATTATCGCTCTGCGATTTTGCAAATCACTTCGGGTTTGGAGCATATCAATGACCTGAGGGTTCTGGCCAGAGAAGTAAGTAACCGATTAGTGAAGACATTACGCATCGCCGACGCCTGTATCTTTTTCACTGACATCCAGGGTGATTTTTCGGTCGTAGCCGTGGCTCCAGAAGGAGCAATTCAGCAAGGCAGTCCTGGGATGGTTGATTCTGCAGTTTTGCCGCGCAGTAGCCTTGACTTTCTGTTAAGGGTGGGAGATGAAGAGCGCGCAACGATTGCCAAAGCTCTTGCGCAGGCAAAACTATCTCCAGAAGAGTTTCAATTATTAGGAAGCGTCCAGGGCCATTTATGGGTGCCGATCATTAGCCACCAAACGGTAAAGGGTTTGCTGGCTTTGGGTCCGAAATACGGAGGCGATGTCTTTAGTGCTGAAGACATGGATATCTTACGGGTTGTCTCGCGCAATCTTGGTCCGGTGATTGAAAATATCCATTTGCTCAATCAATTACAGCAATATGCTGCTGAGCTGGAAATGCGTGTTCAAGAGCGGACAAGCGAATTATTTGAAGCCAAAAAGAGGGTGGAAGCGATCCTGGCCAGTGTTGGTGATGGAGTTGTGGTTACAAATTTGGATGGAACAATTGAGTTAATCAATCAGGCAATGAAACTGCAAACTTCCTACGAAGAAGATGAAATACTTCACCACAATTACTTTGAATGGCTTGTGCTCTATAATCCTGAAACAGCAATTGAAGCGATTAAAACCTCGTTGAAGAAGGGAGATATTTGGAGTGGAGAGCTTCTATTTCAACGCAAGAATGGAGAACAGTATGACATCCTTTTAACCATTGCCCCTGTTCGAGATCAAAATGGGGAAGTAGTAAATTATGTCGCTACCCAACGAGATATTACCTACCGTAAAGAACTGGACAGATTGAAAGATATCTTTGTCGCTGACGTATCCCACGAATTGCGGACACCTACTACAAATATTGGTCTTTACCTGGAATTACTTGAAACCGCTCAGGAGTCTAAGAAGGAAGAGTATATCCAGGTATTAAAAGAACAGAGCCAGTTGTTACGTCGATTGGTGGAGGATATTTTGGATCTTTCAAGACTGGCGATCGGAAAGACGCGAAAAATCGAGTTCGAACCTGTAGATTTGAATTTACTGGTTGAACAGACGATCACAGCCTACAGCCCAGCTGCTCAACAAGTCGGGCTGCGGTTATCCGTAGAACTTGATTCTTCTGCAGTGGTACGAGGAGATGCTCATTATCTCTCGCGGGCGATTCAAAATCTCATCGGAAATGCTATCCAATATACACCGGCGGGATGGGTGAAGGTAACGAATTGGCGAAATGGTGAGTGGATTTGCCTTGAAGTGCGGGATAGTGGCATTGGGATTGGGGAGGAAGATTTGCCTCATATTTTTGAACGGTTTTATCGCGGCCGTTCTGTACGTCAATCCAAAATACATGGCACCGGATTGGGGTTAGCTATTGTCAAGGAAATCATTGAACTTCATAATGGGCGTATTGAAGTAGAAAGCAAGGTTGGAGTCGGGAGTGTCTTTCGCCTGTATATCCCAGCGTGGAGCAATTAA
- a CDS encoding Octaprenyl diphosphate synthase, producing the protein MGNFPPEVSAAWFLFYVAADLMDSVQDKEHRFELENTPYSFSVWLNLASSFFFIANGLLTGLLDKNYDQVRIRGVLQSFHSRLLEMCEGQQQDLTTDDVPLVDYLEILRRKSGAFFSLACTAGARLAGGEPGCLNDLAAFGTHVGCILQVLDDLQDWHRILAGETQKLSPMDWVKNLPAIYTLEVLPPEEKAFFRQVIERVIDRPDEWQTYVGWVERSGAALYTLTTLTQEVEAAKKHLQNNLLMPAPKEMLLQILNSLVGEI; encoded by the coding sequence ATGGGTAATTTTCCTCCTGAAGTCAGCGCTGCGTGGTTTTTGTTTTACGTTGCGGCGGATTTAATGGATAGCGTTCAAGATAAAGAGCATCGTTTTGAGTTGGAGAACACTCCCTATTCATTTTCGGTATGGTTGAATCTGGCATCGAGCTTTTTTTTCATTGCAAATGGTCTCCTGACAGGGTTGCTGGATAAAAATTATGATCAAGTGCGGATTAGAGGTGTTTTACAATCGTTTCATTCCCGGCTGCTTGAAATGTGTGAGGGACAACAACAAGACCTGACGACGGATGATGTTCCGCTGGTAGATTATCTCGAAATTCTGCGCAGAAAATCAGGTGCTTTCTTTTCACTGGCCTGTACTGCCGGGGCAAGGCTGGCGGGTGGTGAGCCAGGCTGCCTGAATGATTTAGCTGCATTTGGTACGCATGTTGGTTGCATCCTTCAGGTCTTGGATGACTTGCAGGATTGGCATCGTATTCTTGCGGGAGAGACCCAAAAGCTTTCACCCATGGACTGGGTAAAGAATCTACCGGCTATTTATACGCTCGAAGTGTTACCACCTGAAGAGAAAGCCTTCTTCCGCCAAGTTATCGAAAGAGTGATTGATCGACCCGATGAATGGCAAACCTATGTTGGGTGGGTTGAGCGCTCGGGTGCCGCCTTGTACACATTGACCACGCTGACACAAGAAGTTGAAGCGGCTAAAAAGCACTTGCAGAACAATCTTTTGATGCCTGCACCAAAAGAAATGCTTCTGCAAATTCTGAATAGCCTGGTTGGGGAAATTTAG
- a CDS encoding metallo-beta-lactamase protein: MSINKVFAIDLNFFGFPGAIASYLVRLPRQVVLIEPGPASTIPALQKALQEFDLELSDISDVFITHIHLDHAGAVGWLAEQGATIHVHPKGASHLINPEKLIQSAGRIYGDLMDTLWGEFKSVAEKNLHIPQDNEIITIDGYAFQLLDTPGHSDHHYAILFEGMLFSGDIGGIRIGNTPHIELPTPPPEFNPPKWRASLKRLQELKLQAIAPTHFGIYRDVEYHLSQLLEKLDQLEEWLEKVMQSDPSVEALSDALGQWLDLQGRRHLPQIYQPYFAYLNPTWMSAAGIFRYWHKVRQA; encoded by the coding sequence ATGTCGATAAACAAAGTTTTTGCTATAGATTTAAATTTCTTTGGCTTTCCCGGCGCGATTGCATCCTATCTCGTGCGCCTTCCCCGTCAGGTTGTGCTCATCGAACCGGGGCCAGCTTCAACGATTCCAGCCCTCCAGAAAGCTTTGCAAGAATTTGATTTAGAACTTTCCGACATCAGTGATGTTTTTATAACCCACATTCATCTTGACCACGCTGGAGCTGTCGGTTGGTTAGCGGAGCAAGGCGCAACGATTCATGTTCACCCGAAAGGAGCTTCACATCTGATCAACCCCGAAAAACTCATTCAAAGCGCTGGACGTATCTACGGCGATTTGATGGACACTCTCTGGGGTGAATTCAAATCGGTTGCCGAAAAGAACCTGCATATCCCCCAAGATAATGAAATCATAACGATTGATGGCTACGCTTTTCAACTATTGGATACCCCTGGTCATTCTGATCACCATTATGCAATCTTATTTGAGGGGATGCTATTTTCTGGCGATATTGGTGGCATCCGGATCGGCAATACCCCTCATATCGAACTTCCAACCCCACCGCCAGAGTTCAATCCACCGAAATGGCGTGCCAGTCTGAAGCGTCTTCAAGAACTAAAACTCCAGGCCATTGCTCCCACACACTTTGGCATATACCGCGATGTCGAGTATCATCTCAGCCAGCTTCTGGAAAAACTTGATCAACTTGAAGAATGGCTGGAAAAAGTCATGCAGTCTGACCCTTCGGTTGAAGCACTAAGCGATGCCCTGGGTCAATGGCTCGACCTTCAGGGTAGACGTCATCTTCCCCAAATCTATCAACCGTACTTTGCGTATCTAAATCCAACCTGGATGAGCGCAGCCGGTATCTTCCGTTACTGGCACAAAGTCCGTCAAGCCTGA
- a CDS encoding 2-oxoglutarate oxidoreductase, alpha subunit, with the protein MQTELTMDERLRTESKIVNDFSITVATVNGSGSQTSNAAILRAIFKMGIPVSGKNIFPSNIQGLPTWYTIRVNKDGFVARKREADILVAMNAATFSKDLESLLPGGAFFYADDIRFPITRDDIVAYPMPVKQLIRQVEIPAYLKDYVANMVYVGVLAQIIGIDLEKIRQALEFHFKGKAKPVEINYNVVSLAAAWARENLEKKDPYFLEPMDATAGLILTDGNTAAALGAIYGGVQFVSWYPITPATSLAENLQQYLPKLRKDPETGKNTYVVVQAEDELAAIGMAIGAGWGGLRAMSSTSGPGLSLMTEYIGLGYFAEVPVVVWDIQRVGPSTGLPTRTAQGDLTFVAFMGHGDTQNIILLPGSVNECFEFAWKAFDLAEQFQTPVIVLSDLDFGMNQWMGKPFEYPDQPMQRGKVLWEDDLEKLDGQWARYLDVDGDGVPYRTVIGNRHPKAAYFTRGTGHDEYAHYSEDPEVWHALLNRLKKKFETLKPFLPQPVVDKIPGAKINLVSFGSTEPAIREARALLQREGIASDFTRLRSYPFTDVVKEICSAYERNYIIEMNRDGQLHQLLLMNYPELSPKMISYAYTDSLPLTAKQIFDFILSKERQDE; encoded by the coding sequence ATGCAAACAGAGCTCACAATGGATGAGCGGTTAAGAACTGAGTCAAAAATTGTCAATGATTTTTCGATTACTGTTGCAACCGTGAATGGCTCTGGTTCACAGACGTCAAATGCTGCCATCTTACGCGCCATCTTCAAGATGGGCATACCAGTTTCGGGTAAGAATATTTTTCCCTCCAATATCCAGGGGTTACCTACCTGGTATACCATCCGGGTCAACAAAGATGGATTTGTTGCGCGCAAGCGCGAAGCAGATATTCTGGTAGCGATGAATGCGGCGACCTTCAGTAAAGATTTAGAATCCCTGCTGCCTGGAGGTGCCTTTTTCTACGCGGATGATATTCGTTTTCCGATCACGCGTGACGACATTGTCGCATATCCCATGCCTGTCAAGCAACTGATCCGACAGGTCGAAATCCCTGCTTACTTGAAAGATTACGTCGCCAACATGGTTTATGTGGGAGTGCTGGCGCAAATCATCGGGATTGATTTAGAAAAAATTCGTCAGGCACTCGAGTTTCACTTCAAGGGCAAGGCCAAACCGGTAGAGATTAATTACAACGTTGTATCTCTAGCGGCAGCCTGGGCTCGCGAGAATCTTGAGAAAAAGGACCCCTATTTCCTGGAGCCTATGGATGCCACAGCCGGGTTGATCCTGACAGATGGCAATACCGCTGCGGCTTTAGGAGCGATTTACGGCGGCGTTCAATTTGTTTCTTGGTATCCGATCACACCGGCAACCAGTCTGGCTGAAAATCTCCAACAGTATCTACCAAAGTTACGCAAAGATCCCGAGACAGGAAAGAATACTTATGTTGTTGTGCAAGCCGAGGATGAATTGGCTGCGATTGGGATGGCCATTGGTGCAGGATGGGGTGGCTTGCGGGCAATGAGTTCAACCTCTGGCCCGGGCTTGAGTTTGATGACCGAATACATCGGTTTGGGTTACTTCGCTGAAGTCCCGGTCGTGGTGTGGGATATTCAACGGGTTGGCCCCAGCACCGGTTTACCGACCCGCACTGCTCAAGGTGATCTGACCTTTGTCGCTTTCATGGGACATGGCGATACCCAAAATATCATTCTCCTGCCAGGTTCGGTGAATGAGTGCTTTGAGTTTGCCTGGAAAGCCTTTGACCTGGCAGAACAATTCCAAACGCCGGTGATCGTGTTATCCGATCTGGATTTCGGGATGAATCAATGGATGGGGAAACCATTTGAATACCCGGATCAACCCATGCAGCGCGGAAAAGTATTGTGGGAGGATGATTTAGAAAAACTCGATGGGCAATGGGCAAGATACCTGGATGTTGATGGGGATGGTGTCCCATACCGAACGGTGATCGGTAATCGTCATCCCAAGGCAGCCTATTTCACCCGCGGTACAGGACATGATGAATACGCGCATTACTCAGAAGACCCTGAGGTCTGGCATGCCTTGCTCAATCGATTGAAAAAGAAATTTGAAACCCTGAAGCCATTCTTACCTCAACCCGTTGTCGACAAAATACCTGGAGCAAAGATCAATCTGGTTAGTTTCGGATCAACTGAGCCTGCGATTCGAGAAGCACGGGCTCTTTTACAACGGGAGGGCATTGCCAGTGATTTTACCCGCCTTCGTTCTTATCCATTTACCGATGTTGTAAAAGAAATTTGCTCTGCCTATGAGCGGAATTATATTATTGAGATGAACCGGGATGGGCAGTTACATCAGCTTCTCCTGATGAACTATCCGGAATTGTCACCGAAAATGATTTCCTATGCTTATACCGACAGCTTACCGTTAACGGCGAAACAGATCTTCGATTTTATTCTTTCAAAGGAGAGACAGGATGAGTGA
- a CDS encoding NADH-ubiquinone oxidoreductase chain I, giving the protein MDGLGILKGLGVTLRRFIGTYIDDIKWLGKRYYTEDGIRHRMSKQASGVFTIQYPEEKVPVPEEFRFIPFLVYEEKEDGSIFHRCTSCGICAKVCPPQCIWIVRTTDPKTGRPVPEPAEFYIDVDICMNCGYCAEYCPFDAIKMDHDYELAVYDRHKQNIYNKERLSKPVSYYASIRPTNYQREEAIRAEAEAVKASKKAAAAEG; this is encoded by the coding sequence ATGGATGGATTAGGCATTCTCAAGGGTTTGGGAGTAACTCTCCGCAGGTTTATAGGTACCTATATTGACGACATTAAGTGGTTGGGAAAGCGCTACTATACCGAAGATGGCATTCGCCATCGGATGAGCAAACAAGCCAGTGGCGTGTTCACGATTCAATATCCGGAAGAAAAGGTTCCCGTTCCCGAAGAATTTCGTTTTATACCTTTTCTGGTCTATGAGGAAAAGGAAGATGGAAGCATCTTCCATCGCTGTACCTCTTGCGGCATCTGTGCAAAAGTATGTCCGCCGCAATGTATCTGGATCGTTCGCACCACAGACCCCAAGACGGGGCGGCCAGTTCCTGAACCGGCTGAGTTTTATATCGATGTTGATATCTGCATGAACTGCGGTTACTGCGCCGAATATTGTCCTTTTGACGCAATCAAGATGGATCATGACTATGAACTGGCGGTTTACGATCGACATAAGCAGAACATTTATAACAAAGAGAGATTGAGCAAGCCAGTAAGCTATTATGCCTCGATTCGCCCGACAAATTATCAGCGGGAAGAGGCTATTCGGGCAGAAGCTGAGGCAGTAAAAGCTTCCAAAAAAGCCGCTGCTGCTGAAGGCTAA
- a CDS encoding Nitroreductase family protein — protein sequence MSLSVAEAIRTKRAVRQFVDQPLKEEEIHAILNAGRRAQSSKNTQPWHFIAIRDRKRLIALSKLGDWAGHLAGAALGVAILTRDPAERFSIMFDAGQAAAYMQLAAWEMGIGSCLATIYQPEEARKLLEFPAEYHLRVAISFGYPLDKSVLSSPPRKGGRKPLEEIVHWEKW from the coding sequence ATGAGCCTTTCCGTTGCTGAAGCTATCCGTACCAAGCGAGCGGTTCGTCAATTCGTTGATCAGCCTCTGAAAGAGGAAGAGATTCACGCCATCTTAAATGCCGGAAGGAGAGCCCAGTCTTCTAAAAACACCCAACCGTGGCATTTTATCGCTATTCGGGATCGGAAACGGCTGATTGCGTTATCCAAACTCGGCGACTGGGCAGGTCATCTTGCTGGCGCAGCACTGGGTGTTGCCATCCTGACCCGCGACCCGGCAGAACGTTTCTCAATCATGTTTGATGCCGGTCAGGCAGCCGCCTATATGCAACTGGCAGCCTGGGAAATGGGGATCGGCTCCTGCCTGGCAACCATTTATCAACCGGAAGAAGCCAGAAAATTGCTCGAGTTCCCCGCCGAATATCACCTCAGAGTTGCAATTTCCTTTGGTTATCCTCTCGATAAAAGTGTCTTATCGTCGCCACCGCGTAAAGGTGGGCGTAAACCTCTGGAGGAAATCGTTCATTGGGAAAAATGGTAA
- a CDS encoding 2-oxoglutarate oxidoreductase, beta subunit, whose product MSEQTSPTDVKVVVNAIGLTKADYRGNPSTLCQGCGHNSISSQIIAACYELNLLPEEIVKFSGIGCSSKSPFYFLNRSFGFNGLHGRMPSLATGALFADHTLRGIGVSGDGDTASIGMGQFKHLLRRNMRLVYIVENNGVYGLTKGQFSATADQGLELKAHGINPYMPIDIAWEALVGHATFVARSFAGDPKQVKELIKAALNHNGVAVLDIISPCVTFNNVDTATHSYAWGKNHEEALHELSYVPRAEEILLEYEEGETREVELHDGSVIVLRKLGRDYDPTDREAAIKVLEEANRCHCLITGLIYIDPDQPSMWDIYQLTDTPLNRLREDRIRPKRETLQELNRAFQA is encoded by the coding sequence ATGAGTGAACAGACATCGCCGACGGATGTGAAAGTTGTTGTGAACGCCATCGGCTTAACCAAAGCTGATTATCGCGGCAACCCATCGACTCTCTGCCAGGGGTGTGGGCATAATTCGATCTCAAGCCAGATTATCGCTGCCTGCTACGAGCTAAATCTACTTCCAGAAGAGATTGTCAAGTTTAGTGGTATTGGCTGTTCGAGCAAGAGCCCCTTTTACTTTCTCAACCGTTCGTTTGGTTTCAATGGGTTACATGGGCGCATGCCCTCGTTGGCAACCGGCGCGCTTTTTGCTGACCATACCTTGCGCGGGATCGGCGTCAGTGGCGATGGAGATACAGCCAGTATTGGCATGGGACAGTTCAAACATTTGCTGCGTCGCAATATGCGTCTGGTTTATATTGTTGAAAATAACGGTGTTTATGGCTTGACGAAGGGGCAGTTTTCGGCTACTGCAGACCAGGGTTTGGAGCTAAAGGCGCATGGCATTAATCCCTATATGCCGATAGATATTGCCTGGGAGGCACTGGTCGGTCATGCAACCTTTGTAGCTCGTTCGTTCGCCGGCGATCCAAAACAAGTGAAAGAGTTAATCAAAGCAGCCCTGAATCACAATGGTGTGGCTGTGCTGGACATTATTTCACCTTGTGTAACATTTAACAACGTTGATACCGCGACCCATTCCTATGCCTGGGGAAAAAACCACGAAGAGGCATTACATGAATTATCTTATGTTCCTCGCGCCGAAGAGATTCTGCTCGAATATGAGGAGGGTGAAACCAGAGAGGTCGAGTTACATGACGGTTCTGTGATCGTTTTGCGCAAATTGGGACGAGATTACGACCCGACCGACCGCGAAGCTGCCATAAAGGTGTTGGAAGAAGCCAACCGTTGCCATTGTTTGATCACCGGTCTGATCTATATTGATCCCGACCAACCGTCTATGTGGGATATCTACCAGTTGACTGATACGCCACTCAACCGGCTACGGGAAGATCGGATACGACCCAAACGGGAGACCCTGCAAGAACTCAATCGCGCTTTTCAGGCTTGA
- a CDS encoding Signal peptidase-like protein encodes MDTQLKTLIVGIRFQKAGKVYHFDASTCPDIKIGDYAVVETTRGRQVGEVIAFIDNPPPPPEGTWKTVHRKATARDLVLRQIYQKKEMEVVINCREKAKELGYQGLKIVAAEFSFDGEKLSILYSSETEGKVDLKRLRSAMQRMYPKVNIEWRLIGPRDVAKLMGGLGACGLENRCCSQFLTEFSPISIKMAKEQGISLTPTEITGMCGRLRCCLVYEYEQYVEARKQLPKRGKMVVTPQGEGKVVDVYPLKLSVIVEFPSGVQQEFPVQQLEPWEELQALKKKAQSPCESNGNGGCTCGK; translated from the coding sequence ATGGACACCCAGTTAAAAACATTGATCGTTGGGATTCGGTTTCAAAAAGCAGGAAAGGTATATCACTTCGACGCCAGTACCTGTCCCGATATCAAGATCGGGGATTATGCGGTGGTAGAGACCACTCGGGGGCGGCAGGTGGGAGAGGTTATTGCTTTTATCGATAATCCTCCTCCACCTCCAGAAGGTACCTGGAAGACTGTTCATCGGAAGGCAACTGCTCGAGATTTGGTTTTACGGCAGATCTACCAGAAAAAAGAAATGGAAGTGGTCATCAATTGCCGTGAGAAAGCCAAAGAATTGGGGTATCAGGGCTTGAAAATCGTTGCGGCGGAATTTAGCTTTGATGGCGAGAAGTTGTCGATCTTATATAGCAGTGAAACAGAGGGAAAAGTTGATCTGAAGCGATTGCGCAGCGCAATGCAGCGCATGTATCCAAAAGTAAATATAGAATGGCGGCTCATAGGTCCCCGCGATGTTGCCAAGTTGATGGGCGGATTAGGTGCTTGTGGATTGGAGAATCGTTGTTGTTCGCAATTCCTGACCGAATTCAGCCCGATCTCGATCAAAATGGCAAAAGAGCAGGGCATTTCCCTTACCCCAACCGAAATCACCGGCATGTGTGGACGGTTGCGTTGCTGTCTTGTATATGAATATGAACAATATGTTGAAGCGCGTAAGCAGTTACCCAAACGAGGTAAAATGGTTGTTACGCCTCAGGGGGAAGGAAAAGTTGTTGATGTGTATCCACTGAAATTGAGCGTAATCGTTGAGTTTCCAAGTGGTGTACAGCAAGAGTTTCCTGTACAACAGCTTGAACCCTGGGAAGAATTACAGGCATTAAAGAAAAAAGCCCAATCGCCCTGTGAATCAAATGGGAACGGCGGTTGCACTTGCGGGAAATGA